In Timaviella obliquedivisa GSE-PSE-MK23-08B, the genomic stretch GACTTTGCAGAATCATAGGGACATGGAGCGTGAAGCCTGCCAGCATTGTCATTGGCAAAGTGACAGCCCAAATATTTTCGGGCGATCGCACCGTCATTGCCTTCTCTTCACCTGCAAACATCAGCCCAAATGTCCGGGTCAAACTGAACGCAACTAGCCCATTAATAAGTAACAACGCCGCCACCAAAAACGGACGATTGCCCCATAGACCGTCCACTAGCTTCAGCATGATCCAGAAAGTGCCAAAGGGCGGGAGAGCAGCCAGGGTTAAAGCTCCTGCAATAAACGAAAGTCCGGTAACAGGTCGCTTTTTCCACAGTCCGCCCAGCTGAGTCAAATCTTGCGTAATGTTGTTGAGAACGATCGAGCCACTGCTTGCGACTAAAGTTGCCATTGCTAAAGCGTGGGTCAGCACGATATAAAGCGCTGCCTCGGTTTGCTGAGCACCGACGGCGATAAAAACGATGCCCATATACGCACTAACGAGATAGGAAAGCGCGCGCTTCACGTCGATTTGGGCGATCGCAATCAACGTGCCGCCAATGGCAGTGACTAAACCAATGGCGATCGCTACGTTCATCACCACAGGCGACAAAGCCAAAACAGGCTCCAGCTTAACCAGCACCCATGCCCCCGTCGCCACCACTACCGAATTCCGCAGAATCGTACTGGGTAACGGACCCTCCATCGCCTCATCCAGCCAAAGGTGCAGCGGAAACTGAGCGCACTTCCCCATCGGACCAGCCAACAAAGCCAAACCAACCAAAGCTGCCAATTTAGGATCAATCTGGGCAGTCTGTGCCCACTGTGCCAACTCGTTATAGTCCCATGTTCCCGCCAACGGATAAATTGCCAGGACTCCCATCAACAGAAACAAGTCACCGACTCGCTTGGTCAAAAAAGCATCACGCGCACCCGTGACTACTAGCGACTGATTGAGCCACAGCCCCACTAGTAAGTAGGTTCCTAGGGTCAAAATTTCTAGAATGATGTAGCTAAAGAAGAGAGAGTTGCACAGCACCAGCGAACACATTCCCGCTTCAAATAGCGCCAGCATTGCGTAGAATCGTCCCCACCCCCAGTCCATTTCTAAGTAACCGATCGCATAGATCTGTGCCAGGAAATTCAACCCGTTCACCAAAACCGTAGCGCCCAACGTAAGCGCTGAAATTTCAATTGGAATTGTCAAGTCTAACCCGGCTACTTGTAGCCAGGAAATATTAATGTACTGCGCTGGCTGATGTAGAATTGCTGCCCAAGCCAAACCTCCATGAATAAGGGCTATCAGTGTCGTCAAAGCATTGACATACCCTGCCGGACGGGGCCCTGTCCGCCGAGTAATAGCCGGAAACCAAATTGTAGACAGCAACATTCCAAGCAACGGGTAGCACGGAATTAACCAAGCGGTCTGTACTAAAAACTGCGCCATGGCAACATTCTAGGTAGGTTTGCAAAGGATCTTCTAAAGTGAATTTTTTATAGCGAAGACGAACCTTCCATTAACATCACATCAGATGAACATAGATTTAACGCTATGGAAAGCTAGTTTACTATAGTAATTTCTCTTTATCCTACTTGAAGGCTTACCATTAGAAAAGTCAGCAACGATCGCAGAATCTGAGAGAACTGATAAGAAAAGTAAATCAATAGACAAAAAAAGAGCCGTGCCGCGCACAGCTCACACTTTCTTCTGCTTTCCCAATCGATTATGTATCTACTGACCCGGCTTCAAATTCTCAATCCCTTTCGTCACCCTAGCGGAAGTAATGCGATCGCCCTGCTGAATTTGATCAACGGTTTCCATGCCTGCGGTTACATTTCCAAACACTGCATAAGACCCATCCAAAAAATCTAGGTCTGACAAGGCAACATAGAACTGAGCCGAAGCCGAATCAGGATCGCCCGATCGCGCCATTGCCACTGCCCCGCGTGTATGCTGCAGCTTTGGAGCAACCGTGATCTTGGCGCTCTCAAATGTCTGGCTATAGATGGGTTGCTCTTGCCCTTCCGGCTTAATCTCAAGGGGAATATAACGTGGCAATGAAGTCGCTGGATCAATAAAACTCCCTGTTCCTAACCGTTCAACCGGAAAACTAGCATCCTTACTTTGAGGATCACCACCCTGTGCTACAAAGGGCTGTGGCTCTAACACGACCCGGTGGAACGCCAACCCGTTATAAACGCCTCGGTTCACCAAGTCCACAAAATTTCCTGCCGTAATTGGCGCATTCGTCCCATCCACATCAATAGAAATCAGTGCGCCCTTAACGGTCATTTCAACCGTAGCCTCTCCTTCTA encodes the following:
- a CDS encoding NAD(P)H-quinone oxidoreductase subunit F, whose translation is MAQFLVQTAWLIPCYPLLGMLLSTIWFPAITRRTGPRPAGYVNALTTLIALIHGGLAWAAILHQPAQYINISWLQVAGLDLTIPIEISALTLGATVLVNGLNFLAQIYAIGYLEMDWGWGRFYAMLALFEAGMCSLVLCNSLFFSYIILEILTLGTYLLVGLWLNQSLVVTGARDAFLTKRVGDLFLLMGVLAIYPLAGTWDYNELAQWAQTAQIDPKLAALVGLALLAGPMGKCAQFPLHLWLDEAMEGPLPSTILRNSVVVATGAWVLVKLEPVLALSPVVMNVAIAIGLVTAIGGTLIAIAQIDVKRALSYLVSAYMGIVFIAVGAQQTEAALYIVLTHALAMATLVASSGSIVLNNITQDLTQLGGLWKKRPVTGLSFIAGALTLAALPPFGTFWIMLKLVDGLWGNRPFLVAALLLINGLVAFSLTRTFGLMFAGEEKAMTVRSPENIWAVTLPMTMLAGFTLHVPMILQSLSLLPDWAMLNKDVALLLTWSSILGFSMGGVIYIGNSIPKPVRLPFKGLQDLFAYDFYTPKLYRSSVVGSVDIVSRTVNWIDRYLVDGLVNFVGLSSLFSGEALKYGNSGQTQFYVLTIAFGLVFTAFLMCWSILSHLSITTAFSSLLTGA
- a CDS encoding peptidylprolyl isomerase, translating into MKIYRWFTSLLLVGALYLGGCTTQSGGQAPAETPSSGANTISPIPNPVASASPTVAADQFSTLPRLEGEATVEMTVKGALISIDVDGTNAPITAGNFVDLVNRGVYNGLAFHRVVLEPQPFVAQGGDPQSKDASFPVERLGTGSFIDPATSLPRYIPLEIKPEGQEQPIYSQTFESAKITVAPKLQHTRGAVAMARSGDPDSASAQFYVALSDLDFLDGSYAVFGNVTAGMETVDQIQQGDRITSARVTKGIENLKPGQ